One stretch of Schizosaccharomyces pombe strain 972h- genome assembly, chromosome: III DNA includes these proteins:
- the pfl4 gene encoding flocculin Pfl4 yields MLFLRFFIFTFFTSIFTVVVSEPPVSAKFAKRVLSATSSSSSTCPEFITIFSEGPSEYITTIYPSSKSSGRGTTNHSTIYTTINSGTVASTYTVTLADGDVVVKDIEPTAGTVTTTITSGSHEFTTTLAEASGTVPGTVEVVEPLAGTVTTTIHSGSVEYNTTLATASGTVPGTVEVVEPAVGTVTTTIYSGSEEFTTTLASASGSISGTVEVIEPTAGTVTTTIYSGDQEYTTILAEASGTVPGTVEVIEPAVGTVTTTTYSGSVEYTTTLVPASGSVSGTVEVVEPAVGTVTTTLQSGSQAFTTTVPASGSVSGTVEVVQPTGGTVTNTVYEGSQTITSTLATASGTVPGTVEVILPGPSTIYSGTVATTITYDVSSTPASTVVVIPTAVCNGERGLQYAVYNYDISSSKNQFCATSGVTDVSSFTQPAYFGSSDLDQSSPLFTGVLSSSDSVPQWTSSYNLPGYPPDATAMGSTSSACKVIVYQFFFRVPVTDTFSLDVTNVDDVFYGWFGDKAISGWSNTNYDTYAYWHATNGQTGIASFSMGSLTADTYVPVRFVVANGAGKGGFDFSFVDSEGNSYNPTSYAYTATCTESFLPFGQGNGGVDN; encoded by the coding sequence ATGCTTTTTCTtcgtttctttattttcactttttttaCAAGCATTTTCACGGTGGTTGTTAGTGAGCCTCCTGTTTCTGCTAAATTTGCTAAACGAGTTTTATCTGCAACTtcctcctcttcttccACATGTCCCGAATTTATTACAATTTTCTCAGAAGGACCTTCTGAATACATCACTACTATTTATCCATCGTCAAAGTCTTCTGGCCGCGGTACCACAAATCACAGCACAATATACACCACAATCAACAGCGGTACTGTAGCTTCCACATATACTGTCACACTGGCAGATGGCGACGTTGTGGTCAAAGACATAGAGCCCACTGCAGGAACGGTGACTACCACGATCACTTCAGGTAGTCACGAGTTCACTACCACTCTTGCTGAAGCCAGTGGTACTGTCCCTGGAACGGTTGAGGTAGTTGAGCCTCTAGCTGGAACTGTTACTACTACTATTCATTCCGGTAGTGTAGAATACAACACCACTCTTGCTACCGCAAGTGGAACTGTTCCTGGTACCGTTGAGGTTGTTGAACCCGCTGTTGGAACTGTTACTACTACCATATACTCAGGCAGTGAAGAGTTTACAACTACTTTGGCATCTGCCTCTGGTTCAATTTCAGGTACCGTTGAAGTAATTGAACCTACAGCTGGCACAGTAACTACCACTATTTACTCTGGCGACCAAGAGTATACCACTATCCTTGCTGAAGCCAGTGGAACTGTTCCAGGTACTGTTGAAGTGATTGAACCTGCTGTTGGAACCGTTACGACCACTACTTACTCAGGTAGTGTAGAGTATACAACTACTTTGGTACCTGCCTCTGGTTCTGTCTCCGGAACCGTTGAGGTCGTTGAGCCTGCGGTTGGAACTGTGACGACGACATTGCAGTCTGGGTCTCAAGCCTTTACAACCACTGTGCCCGCCTCCGGTAGTGTATCGGGAACTGTTGAGGTAGTTCAGCCAACTGGTGGCACTGTTACTAATACAGTATATGAGGGATCTCAGACCATTACTTCGACTCTTGCAACAGCTAGTGGTACTGTTCCAGGTACTGTTGAAGTTATTCTTCCTGGGCCTAGCACAATCTATTCGGGAACTGTTGCTACCACTATTACATATGATGTTTCTAGTACGCCTGCGTCTACTGTTGTTGTTATCCCTACTGCTGTATGCAATGGTGAGCGTGGTTTGCAATATGCCGTTTATAACTATGATATTTCCTCTTCGAAAAACCAATTTTGTGCAACTAGTGGTGTAACAgatgtttcttctttcacCCAGCCAGCCTATTTTGGATCTAGTGACCTTGACCAATCCTCTCCTCTATTCACTGGTGTCTTGAGTTCATCTGATAGTGTGCCTCAATGGACTTCTTCTTATAATCTTCCTGGTTATCCACCAGACGCTACTGCTATGGGTAGTACGAGCTCTGCCTGTAAGGTTATTGTTtatcaattctttttcaggGTTCCTGTTACAGATACATTTAGTTTGGACGTCACTAACGTTGATGATGTATTTTATGGTTGGTTCGGTGACAAGGCTATTTCCGGATGGTCCAACACAAATTACGATACCTATGCTTACTGGCATGCTACTAACGGCCAAACCGGCATTGCTTCATTTAGCATGGGTTCCTTGACTGCAGACACTTACGTCCCAGTCAGATTTGTCGTTGCAAATGGAGCTGGTAAAGGTGGGTTTGATTTTAGCTTCGTCGACTCTGAAGGCAATTCGTATAATCCCACATCCTATGCTTATACAGCTACTTGCACTGAAAGTTTCTTGCCATTTGGACAAGGTAATGGGGGTGTGGATAACTGA
- a CDS encoding uncharacterized protein (Schizosaccharomyces pombe specific protein) — protein MPTTISLIIFTFLSLGDSWNDFPSSNVPVYNMVTGIYAKFMKNSPNWPLSRCWLFIPQFAVYPEYFILSIRNTRRRNVL, from the coding sequence ATGCCCACGACAATTTCGCTTATtatatttacatttctttCACTTGGGGACTCGTGGAACGATTTCCCGTCAAGTAATGTGCCTGTTTATAACATGGTTACCGGCATATACGCTAAGTTTATGAAAAACTCCCCAAACTGGCCACTTTCACGATGCTGGTTATTCATCCCACAGTTTGCTGTTTACCCAGAATACTTTATACTTTCAATAAGAAACACTCGTAGAAGAAACGTACTTTGA
- the prp45 gene encoding Prp19 complex subunit Prp45: MALLSEELSSILPNPDFDDEEEDYVERETSHADERQIGVKFHIPPYGQRKGWFPSSPEDFGDGGAFPEIHVAQYPLDMGRKRSAKSAGNTLALQVTSSGAVDYNAIARQGHEHGELVQASFRDLIPLRARLGVGEISLEKPSDEQKQEVANKTKLALQKILSKQIAQSQPKSAVVQQRDDPVYIRYTPSNQMGQALSKQRIIKMVTAEQDPMEPPKFRHKKVPRGPPSPPPPVLHSPPRKVSAQEQQDWQIPPSISNWKNPKGYTIPLDKRLAADGRGLNDVEINDGFAKFSEALYTVERQAREEVRYRAIMRQKMAEKEKQEKEQRLFMLAQKAREDRMGRNAASSGPSHAKPRSTSVSSEERSRSRAGSFSHHSESENEDEDSEAFRRRQELRRERRRQAEKDLRLSRMGAEKRAKLAEKDRPRDVAERVALGLSKPSMSSDTMIDSRLFNQASGLGSGFQDEDSYNVYDKPWRAAPSSTLYRPGATLSRQVDASAELERITSESRYDVLGNAHKKFKGSDEVVESRAGPVTFEKDIADPFGVDTFLNNVSSKKT; this comes from the exons atggCCCTTTTATCCGAAGAACTTTCTAG TATACTTCCAAATCCTGATTTCGACgatgaagaggaagatTATGTGGAGAGGGAAACATCACATGCAGATGAAAGACAAATTGGTGTCAAATTTCACATTCCTCCCTATGGACAAAGAAAGGGATGGTTTCCTTCTTCACCTGAAGACTTTGGCGATGGTGGAGCTTTTCCCGAAATCCATGTAGCACAATATCCTTTGGATATGGGCAGAAAAAGGTCAGCTAAATCTGCTGGTAATACATTGGCTCTACAGGTCACTTCTTCGGGCGCTGTTGACTATAATGCCATTGCTCGACAAGGTCACGAACATGGAGAGTTGGTACAGGCAAGCTTTCGAGATTTGATCCCCTTACGTGCACGACTAGGTGTGGGAGAAATTTCGTTAGAGAAACCGTCTGACGAGCAAAAGCAAGAAGTAGCGAATAAAACTAAGCTTGCcttacaaaaaatactttCCAAACAAATCGCTCAGTCTCAACCTAAAAGTGCTGTGGTACAACAACGTGACGATCCTGTATACATTCGATATACTCCTAGCAATCAAATGGGACAAGCACTTAGCAAACAGAGGATTATCAAAATGGTCACAGCTGAACAGGATCCCATGGAACCACCAAAATTCCGTCACAAAAAGGTTCCTCGTGGACCACCTTCTCCTCCTCCTCCCGTCTTGCATTCTCCTCCACGAAAAGTTTCTGCTCAAGAACAACAAGATTGGCAAATACCTCCGAGTATTTCTAATTGGAAAAATCCGAAAGGCTACACTATTCCATTGGATAAGCGGCTGGCCGCTGATGGTCGTGGTCTTAATGATGTTGAAATCAACGATGGATTTGCCAAATTTTCTGAAGCATTGTACACGGTGGAGCGTCAAGCTCGTGAAGAGGTCCGATATCGTGCCATAATGCGCCAAAAGATGgctgaaaaggaaaagcaGGAAAAGGAGCAACGTTTATTTATGCTTGCTCAAAAAGCAAGGGAAGATCGTATGGGTAGAAATGCGGCTTCTTCGGGTCCTTCACATGCAAAACCCCGCTCTACTTCTGTCTCCTCTGAAGAAAGAAGTCGTTCCAGAGCTGGATCGTTCTCGCATCATTCAGAGtcagaaaatgaagatgagGATTCAGAAGCTTTTCGCCGTCGTCAAGAACTTCGCCGCGAGCGAAGACGCCAAGCTGAAAAGGATCTTCGTCTCAGTCGAATGGGTGCTGAAAAACGTGCTAAGCTTGCTGAAAAAGATCGACCTCGTGATGTCGCTGAAAGGGTTGCTTTAGGACTTTCAAAACCATCAATGTCAAGCGATACAATGATCGATAGTAGATTATTTAATCAGGCTTCTGGCTTAGGATCCGGATTTCAAGACGAAGACAGTTACAATGTGTATGATAAACCGTGGCGGGCGGCACCTTCATCAACGTTATATAGACCGGGTGCTACTTTGTCCCGTCAAGTTGATGCATCTGCAGAATTGGAACGTATTACTAGTGAAAGTCGTTATGATGTACTAGGAAATGCGCATAAAAAGTTCAAAGGATCGGATGAAGTCGTAGAG TCTCGTGCTGGCCCCGTCACTTTCGAGAAAGATATTGCTGATCCTTTTGGTGTAGatacttttttgaataatgtttcttcaaagaaaacTTAA
- the spn6 gene encoding septin Spn6 — translation MSLTENLQLLLNLDSLPSKRENLIKRKECGLTIMLCGASGTGKTTFFNTLFATSLQPEKSYETAKETIAKKTLEVKKNKAVIEEDGFHINLTVLDTPGFGDFIDNTSCWNTVAEYLDEQHERYLIHDQNSLRVPRKDTRVHVCLYFITPVSFGMLPLDVLAMKELSTHVNLVPVIAKADTFTTPELTQIKQKIRRILEAQSIDVFHPSTEYSDYETAELLDSSLPYAIISSVNEVCKDDGEKSQGRRYPWGTSEIYEETHCDFLKLKKLLINRHMLELINTTETNIYERYRREQLTNRKSGIPKLKKEHYERLNNEKRAIQQKITQMTNETESFFQAKEEKMIETRDALNSELSEYHERIRALETQIESLKSYKGRGHKK, via the exons aTGTCTTTGACTGAAAACCttcaattattattaaatttggATAGTCTACCATCCAAAAG agaaaatttaataaaaagaaaagaatgtGGTTTAACAATCATGCTTTGCGGAGCCTCAGGTACTGGAAAAACAACGTTCTTCAATACTCTTTTTGCTACTTCTTTGCAACCAGAAAAATCATATGAAACGGCTAAGGAGACCATAGCCAAAAAGACCTTAGaagttaaaaagaataaggccgtaattgaagaagatggTTTTCATATCAATCTTACGGTGCTCGACACCCCAGGGTTCGGTGATTTCATTGACAATACCAGTTGCTGGAATACGGTTGCAGAATATTTAGACGAACAACACGAAAGGTATCTAATTCATGATCAAAACTCTCTCCGTGTACCAAGGAAAGACACTAGAGTCCACGTTTGTCTCTACTTTATTACGCCAGTTTCGTTTGGAATGCTTCCTTTAGATGTGTTAGCTATGAAGGAGCTATCGACCCATGTAAACCTTGTGCCAGTAATAGCAAAGGCAGATACATTTACAACTCCCGAATTAACacaaataaagcaaaaaattagaaggATCCTGGAAGCTCAATCAATCGACGTTTTCCATCCATCAACAGAGTATTCTGATTACGAAACTGCCGAATTACTAGATTCATCCTTACCTTACGCTATCATTTCCAGTGTAAATGAAGTTTGCAAAGACGATGGGGAAAAATCGCAAGGGCGTCGTTACCCATGGGGAACCTCTGAAATATATGAAGAAACACAttgtgattttttaaaattgaagaaattgctaATTAATAGGCATATGCTCGAGCTTATAAATACAACTGAAACCAACATCTATGAACGATATCGTAGAGAGCAGCTTACGAATCGAAAGAGTGGCATTCCTAAGCTGAAAAAAGAGCATTACGAACGCTTGAACAATGAGAAACGTGCGATTCAACAAAAGATAACACAAATGACTAATGAAACTGAAAGCTTCTTTCAGGCcaaagaagagaaaatgatTGAAACTCGAGATGCTTTGAATTCGGAACTTTCTGAATATCACGAAAGGATCCGTGCTTTGGAGACCCAAATTGAAAGTTTGAAAAGTTACAAGGGCCGCGgtcataaaaaatga
- the dcr1 gene encoding dicer, with translation MDISSFLLPQLLRKYQQDVYNIASKQNTLLVMRTGAGKTLLAVKLIKQKLEEQILIQESNLEHKKISVFLVNKVPLVFQQAEYIRSQLPAKVGMFYGELSIEMSEQLLTNIILKYNVIVITADLFYLFLARGFLSINDLNLIIFDECHHAIGNDAYARIMNDFYHRAKAVLSKKHFTLPRIFGMTASPFTGKKGNLYHRLYQWEQLFDSKAHVVSENELADYFCLPEESYVMYSNKLVVPPSDSIIKKCEETLQGCKLISRAVKTALAETIDMGLWFGEQVWLYLVDFVETKRLKKKALGKQLSDDEELAIDRLKIFVEDWKNNKYSDNGPRIPVFDSTDVTDKVFKLLELLKATYRKSDSVRTVIFVERKATAFTLSLFMKTLNLPNIRAHSFIGHGPSDQGEFSMTFRRQKDTLHKFKTGKYNVLIATAVAEEGIDVPSCNLVIRFNICRTVTQYVQSRGRARAMASKFLIFLNTEELLIHERILHEEKNLKFALSELSNSNIFDSLVCEERERVTDDIVYEVGETGALLTGLYAVSLLYNFCNTLSRDVYTRYYPTFTAQPCLSGWYCFEVELPKACKVPAAQGSPAKSIRKAKQNAAFIMCLDLIRMGLIDKHLKPLDFRRKIADLETLEEDELKDEGYIETYERYVPKSWMKVPEDITRCFVSLLYTDANEGDNHIFHPLVFVQAHSFPKIDSFILNSTVGPRVKIVLETIEDSFKIDSHLLELLKKSTRYLLQFGLSTSLEQQIPTPYWLAPLNLSCTDYRFLENLIDVDTIQNFFKLPEPVQNVTDLQSDTVLLVNPQSIYEQYAFEGFVNSEFMIPAKKKDKAPSALCKKLPLRLNYSLWGNRAKSIPKSQQVRSFYINDLYILPVSRHLKNSALLIPSILYHIENLLVASSFIEHFRLDCKIDTACQALTSAESQLNFDYDRLEFYGDCFLKLGASITVFLKFPDTQEYQLHFNRKKIISNCNLYKVAIDCELPKYALSTPLEIRHWCPYGFQKSTSDKCRYAVLQKLSVKRIADMVEASIGACLLDSGLDSALKICKSLSVGLLDISNWDEWNNYFDLNTYADSLRNVQFPYSSYIEETIGYSFKNKKLLHLAFIHPSMMSQQGIYENYQQLEFLGDAVLDYIIVQYLYKKYPNATSGELTDYKSFYVCNKSLSYIGFVLNLHKYIQHESAAMCDAIFEYQELIEAFRETASENPWFWFEIDSPKFISDTLEAMICAIFLDSGFSLQSLQFVLPLFLNSLGDATHTKAKGDIEHKVYQLLKDQGCEDFGTKCVIEEVKSSHKTLLNTELHLTKYYGFSFFRHGNIVAYGKSRKVANAKYIMKQRLLKLLEDKSNLLLYSCNCKFSKKKPSDEQIKGDGKVKSLT, from the coding sequence atggATATTTCAAGTTTTCTACTTCCTCAACTTTTACGTAAATATCAACAAGATGTGTATAATATCGCGAGCAAGCAAAATACTTTACTTGTTATGAGAACGGGCGCTGGTAAGACATTACTTGCTGTGAAGttgataaaacaaaagctCGAGGAGCAAATTTTAATCCAAGAATCAAATCttgaacataaaaaaatatcagtTTTTCTCGTCAACAAAGTCCCTTTGGTATTTCAACAAGCGGAATACATTCGATCTCAACTACCGGCTAAGGTTGGCATGTTTTATGGCGAATTATCTATAGAAATGAGCGAGCAGTTGTTGACTAATATTATATTGAAGTATAATGTGATTGTTATTACTGCAGATTTGTTCTATTTGTTTCTTGCAAGAggttttctttcaataaatgatttgaatttaattatattcGACGAATGTCATCATGCAATTGGAAATGATGCGTATGCTCGCATCatgaatgatttttatCACAGAGCCAAAGCAGTATTGtcaaaaaaacatttcaCCCTACCAAGAATTTTTGGTATGACTGCTTCACCATTCACtggaaaaaaaggaaacttATACCATCGACTGTATCAATGGGAGCAATTATTTGATTCTAAAGCACACGTGGTTTCGGAAAACGAGCTAGCCGATTACTTCTGTCTTCCCGAAGAAAGCTATGTAATGTATTCCAATAAGTTGGTTGTGCCACCCTCGGATTCTATTATCAAGAAATGCGAGGAAACTCTTCAAGGATGCAAGTTAATTTCTCGGGCTGTTAAGACTGCTTTAGCAGAAACCATAGATATGGGTCTTTGGTTTGGGGAGCAAGTTTGGTTATATTTGGTTGATTTTGTGGAAACgaaaagattaaaaaaaaaggctttAGGGAAGCAGTTGTCAGATGACGAGGAACTGGCAATTGACCggttaaaaatatttgttgaagattggaaaaataacaaatatTCAGACAATGGCCCTAGAATCCCTGTTTTTGATTCCACTGATGTTACTGATAAAGTCTTTAAACTCTTAGAATTGTTAAAGGCTACTTACCGCAAAAGTGATAGCGTTCGTACGGTTATTTTCgttgaaagaaaagctaCGGCGTTTACTTTAAgtttgtttatgaaaacTCTTAATCTGCCTAACATCCGCGCTCATTCTTTTATAGGACATGGACCGTCCGATCAGGGTGAATTTTCTATGACATTCAGGAGGCAAAAAGATACCCTTCATAAGTTTAAGACTGgaaaatataatgtttTAATTGCTACTGCAGTTGCAGAAGAAGGTATCGATGTACCATCATGTAACTTAGTTATACGCTTCAATATTTGTCGGACTGTCACCCAGTATGTCCAATCTCGAGGTAGAGCGAGAGCAATGGCTTCAAagtttctaatttttttaaacacaGAAGAGTTGTTAATTCATGAACGCATTCTAcacgaagaaaaaaatcttaaaTTTGCCCTTTCAGAGCTCAGCAATTcgaatatttttgattcaTTGGTATGTGAGGAAAGAGAACGTGTGACTGATGATATCGTCTATGAAGTTGGCGAGACTGGTGCTTTACTCACAGGGTTGTATGCAGTTAGTCTGCTTTATAACTTTTGTAACACACTTTCAAGAGACGTATACACAAGATATTATCCCACTTTTACAGCTCAACCCTGTCTTTCAGGTTGGTATTGTTTTGAGGTAGAATTGCCAAAAGCCTGCAAAGTTCCAGCGGCTCAAGGATCTCCCGCTAAATCAATTAGGAAAGCCAAACAGAATGCTGCGTTCATCATGTGTTTGGATCTGATTCGTATGGGTCTTATAGACAAACATTTAAAACCCCTAGattttagaagaaaaattgcCGACCTTGAAACTCTTGAGGAAGACGAGCTAAAAGATGAAGGTTATATCGAGACATATGAGCGCTATGTACCAAAAAGTTGGATGAAAGTTCCTGAAGATATTACACGTTGCTTCGTCTCTTTACTTTATACTGATGCTAATGAAGGAGACAATCATATATTCCATCCCTTAGTGTTTGTACAAGCTCATTCATTCCCCAAAATTGATAGCTTTATTCTTAATTCGACTGTTGGCCCCCGAgttaaaattgttttagaAACGATTGAGGATAGTTTTAAGATCGATTCTCATCTGCTTGagttgttaaaaaaatcaactcGTTATCTACTTCAATTCGGTTTATCTACTTCTCTTGAGCAACAAATACCTACTCCTTACTGGCTTGCGCCTTTAAATTTGTCATGCACGGATTACCGGTTCTTAGAAAATCTGATAGATGTTGACACtatccaaaatttttttaaattaccGGAACCTGTTCAAAATGTTACTGATTTGCAATCCGATACTGTATTATTAGTAAATCCACAGTCAATATATGAACAGTATGCTTTTGAGGGATTTGTCAATTCTGAATTTATGATTCCtgctaaaaagaaagataagGCCCCTTCTGCCTTATGTAAGAAACTTCCTTTACGATTAAATTATTCACTTTGGGGCAATAGAGCTAAATCCATTCCCAAATCACAGCAAGTGCGCAGTTTTTATATCAATGACCTCTATATTCTCCCAGTCTCTAGACATTTGAAAAACAGCGCCTTGCTAATACCCTCCATACTGTACCATATTGAAAACTTATTGGTCGCCTCTTCTTTTATCGAACACTTTCGACTTGATTGTAAAATTGACACTGCTTGTCAGGCTTTAACATCTGCGGAATCAcaattgaattttgatTACGATCGTCTAGAGTTTTACGGAGACTGCTTTCTAAAATTGGGTGCTTCTATTACagtttttttgaaatttcctGATACTCAAGAGTACCAACTGCATTTTAATcgaaagaaaattattagCAACTGTAATTTGTATAAAGTAGCAATAGATTGTGAGTTGCCGAAGTATGCTCTCTCGACTCCCTTGGAAATCCGTCATTGGTGTCCATATGGTTTTCAGAAAAGCACATCGGATAAGTGCCGCTACGCCGTTTTACAGAAATTATCGGTTAAGAGGATAGCAGATATGGTCGAAGCTAGTATCGGTGCATGTCTTTTAGACAGTGGACTTGACTCAGCACTCAAGATCTGTAAATCTTTAAGCGTTGGTCTGCTGGATATCAGCAATTGGGATGAGTGgaacaattattttgatttaaataCATATGCGGATTCACTGAGAAATGTTCAATTCCCTTACTCCTCGTATATAGAGGAAACTATTGgatattcatttaaaaacaagaaaCTACTCCATTTGGCATTTATTCATCCTTCCATGATGTCTCAGCAAGGTATTTACGAAAACTATCAACAGTTGGAGTTTTTGGGTGATGCTGTATTGGATTACATTATCGTACAATACctttataaaaagtatCCTAACGCAACTTCTGGCGAATTAACTGATtacaaatctttttatGTGTGTAACAAGAGTCTATCATACATTGGctttgttttgaatttgCACAAATATATCCAACATGAAAGCGCAGCAATGTGTGATGCAATATTTGAATATCAAGAATTAATTGAAGCGTTCAGGGAGACTGCTTCAGAGAATCCGTGGTTCTggtttgaaattgattcaCCAAAGTTCATTTCAGATACTTTAGAAGCTATGATATGTGccatttttttggattctGGGTTTAGTTTACAATCTCTACAATTCGTTTTAcctctttttcttaattcGTTAGGGGATGCGACACATACTAAGGCTAAAGGAGATATTGAACACAAGGTATACCAATTACTGAAAGATCAGGGATGTGAAGACTTCGGAACAAAGTGTGTCATCGAGGAGGTGAAATCCAGTCACAAAACATTGTTAAATACTGAACTCCATTTAACAAAGTATTATGGGTTTTCATTCTTCCGCCACGGGAATATTGTTGCTTACGGCAAATCCCGTAAAGTTGCCAATGCAAAGTATATTATGAAACAAAGACTTCTCAAATTGTTAGAGGATAAGTCTAACTTACTTTTGTATTCTTGTAATTGCAAATTTAGTAAGAAAAAGCCATCAGATGAGCAAATAAAAGGAGATGGAAAAGTTAAAAGTTTGACTTGA
- the svf1 gene encoding ER to Golgi ceramide transport protein, lipocalin superfamily Svf1, giving the protein MKAWLQSSISYYTGTAEPVYGPEAIQPVTASVQGINPFHRLEADDFKWSTPSSSHVETQVFYIKPNEGDYMCFVQLIHSNLGSWTTTAQSTCRIFDLKHPENDLWTSTNMDQFSFENDKTSFVAKNCSVVLEDQKRYRIRASINMDSIIDITVHQDAPPFKIGEDGNSTYGTDPSKPWASMKHTFWPRTRVEGSIVARGRVVDVTGPGMFVHALQNGKPHHLASSWEFALLQHKKFTAIMMQFKTPPSYGSTIVNIGGIAMKDKIISATVDNTIEHVETTLDPDTEWHEPTRISYEWDGKDAETYTEDIHLSVDAPLGRRLQRIDVLAEIPSWLKGFVHGVSGTKPFIYQYFSPVKFTLKMGDEVIEDEATLFNETTFIS; this is encoded by the exons atGAAGGCCTGGCTACAATCTAG CATATCCTACTATACTGGCACAGCGGAACCCGTTTATGGTCCTGAGGCTATCCAACCCGTCACTGCATCCGTTCAGGGCATTAATCCTTTCCATAGGCTTGAAGCCGACGACTTCAAATGGAGCACTCCCTCTTCCAGCCATGTGGAAACGCAAGTCTTTTATATCAAGCCAAATGAGGGTGACTATATGTGCTTTGTTCAATTGATACATTCCAACTTGGGTTCTTGGACAACCACCGCTCAATCTACGTGTCGCATTTTCGATTTGAAGCATCCTGAAAACGATTTGTGGACTTCTACCAACATGGATCAATTTAGCTTTGAAAATGACAAAACCTCCTTTGTCGCCAAAAATTGCTCTGTCGTGTTGGAAGACCAAAAGCGTTACCGAATTCGTGCCTCCATCAACATGGACTCCATCATCGATATAACTGTCCATCAAGACGCTCCTCCTTTTAAAATCGGTGAAGATGGAAATTCTACTTATGGAACAGATCCTAGTAAGCCCTGGGCTTCCATGAAGCATACCTTTTGGCCTCGCACTCGTGTTGAAGGTAGCATCGTTGCAAGGGGTAGAGTTGTGGATGTCACTGGTCCCGGCATGTTTGTTCATGCACTCCAAAATGGCAAACCCCACCATCTTGCTTCATCTTGGGAGTTTGCCCTCTTGCAGCATAAAAAGTTTACCGCCATCATGATGCAGTTCAAGACACCCCCTAGCTATGGTTCTACTATTGTCAATATTGGTGGTATCGCTATGAAAGACAAAATTATTAGTGCAACTGTCGATAATACTATTGAGCACGTTGAGACCACACTCGATCCCGATACGGAATGGCATGAACCCACTCGCATTTCCTACGAATGGGACGGAAAGGATGCTGAAACATACACCGAAGATATTCATCTTTCAGTCGATGCTCCTTTGGGAAGACGTCTTCAACGCATCGACGTTCTTGCCGAGATACCATCTTGGCTTAAGGGTTTCGTCCATGGAGTCTCTGGAACGAAACCTTTCATCTACCAATATTTCTCACCTGTCAAATTTACACTGAAGATGGGTGACGAGGTTATTGAAGATGAAGCCACGCTTTTTAATGAGACtacttttatttcataa
- the mug42 gene encoding protein mug42 (Schizosaccharomyces pombe specific protein), which yields MGILIGTFPPRRRPTLHETENHVKKKNWRCGKGIKCFFKPSDQVYLVGQVDCRFLLHHNAKNKQFPLIFVTNFITSLPNFQFPLFFFVSLLHLYRRPRNQISTRKYTPHTQSGRR from the coding sequence ATGGGTATTTTAATAGGTACTTTTCCACCACGAAGAAGACCAACTCTCCATGAAACGGAAAATcatgtaaagaaaaagaattggagATGCGGTAAAGgtattaaatgttttttcaaacCTAGTGATCAAGTTTATTTAGTTGGCCAAGTTGATTGTCGGTTTTTACTCCACCACAATGcgaaaaacaaacaatttcCCCTAATATTTGttactaattttataaCCAGCTTGCCCAATTTTCAGTTTCCTCTGTTCTTTTTCGTGTCTTTGCTGCATTTGTATAGGCGACCACGAAATCAGATATCGACGCGTAAATATACTCCCCATACGCAGTCAGGCAGGCGTTAA